In one Brassica oleracea var. oleracea cultivar TO1000 unplaced genomic scaffold, BOL UnpScaffold00673, whole genome shotgun sequence genomic region, the following are encoded:
- the LOC106319879 gene encoding ATP synthase subunit alpha, mitochondrial — translation MRTQIKVASLVPIGRGQRELLIGDRQTGKTTIAIDTILNQKQINSRATSESETMYCVYVAIGQKRSTVGQLIQTLEEANALEYSILVAATASDPAPLQFLAPYSGCAMGEYFRDNGMHALIIYDDLSKQAVAYRQMSLLLRRPPGREAFPGDVFYLHSRLLERAAKRSDQTGAGSLTALPVIETQAGDVSAYIPTNVISITDGQICLETELFYRGIRPAINVGLSVSRVGSAAQLKAMKQVCGSSKLELAQYREVAAFAQFGSDLDAATQALLNRGARLTEVPKQPQYAPLPIEKQILVIYAAVNGFCDRMPLDRISQYEKAIPNSVKPELLQALKGGLTNERKMEPDAFLKERALALI, via the coding sequence ATGCGCACTCAAATAAAAGTAGCTAGCCTGGTTCCTATAGGCCGTGGTCAACGAGAACTTCTAATCGGGGACCGACAAACTGGAAAAACGACTATTGCTATCGATACCATATTAAACCAAAAGCAAATAAACTCAAGGGCCACCTCTGAGAGTGAGACAATGTATTGTGTCTATGTAGCGATTGGACAGAAACGCTCGACTGTGGGACAATTAATTCAAACTCTTGAAGAAGCGAATGCTTTGGAATATTCCATTCTTGTAGCAGCCACCGCTTCGGATCCTGCTCCTCTGCAATTTTTGGCCCCATATTCCGGGTGTGCCATGGGGGAATATTTCCGCGATAATGGAATGCACGCATTAATAATCTATGATGATCTTAGTAAACAGGCGGTGGCATATCGACAAATGTCATTATTGTTACGCCGACCACCAGGCCGTGAGGCTTTCCCAGGTGATGTTTTCTATTTACATTCCCGTCTCTTAGAAAGAGCGGCTAAACGATCGGACCAGACAGGTGCAGGTAGCTTGACCGCCTTACCCGTCATTGAAACACAAGCTGGAGACGTATCGGCCTATATTCCCACCAATGTGATCTCCATTACTGATGGACAAATCTGTTTGGAAACAGAGCTCTTTTATCGCGGAATTAGACCTGCTATTAACGTCGGCTTATCTGTCAGTCGCGTCGGGTCTGCCGCTCAGTTGAAAGCTATGAAACAAGTATGCGGTAGTTCAAAACTGGAATTGGCACAATATCGCGAAGTGGCCGCCTTTGCTCAATTTGGCTCAGACCTTGATGCTGCGACTCAGGCATTACTCAATAGAGGTGCAAGGCTGACAGAAGTACCGAAACAACCACAATATGCACCACTTccaattgaaaaacaaatactaGTCATTTATGCAGCTGTCAATGGATTCTGTGATCGAATGCCACTAGACAGAATCTCTCAATATGAGAAAGCCATTCCAAATAGTGTCAAACCTGAATTACTACAAGCCCTTAAAGGTGGATTAACTAACGAAAGAAAAATGGAACCAGATGCTTTCTTAAAAGAAAGAGCTTTAGCTTTAATTTAG